Proteins encoded by one window of Caldalkalibacillus thermarum:
- a CDS encoding amidase: MIDLDTSLLELDALAQAELVRNKQIHPEELLEAYLKRFEQLNPRLNAVITPMVDEARQMIREGVPPGPFQGVPFLLKDSGVAYPGVPLSSGSAMLKRYVPTYESELVTRYRQAGLVIVGKTNTPEFGLLATTEPLAFGPTLNPWDETRSAGGSSGGAAAAVAVGMVPMAHASDGGGSIRIPAAACGVFGFKPTRGRTPLGPAVGDVMNGLVSHHAVTRSVRDSAALLDATAGPAPGDPYWAPPVTRPYLQETKRTPGRLRVAFTLRSPFGHPIHEECIKAVQRAANLCQELGHEVEESMPDIDYEAYKDAFLTIWKVGCAFSVESLAQASGCRPAENMIEPLTRALWEAGKRISGDQYLSAVTVLQRLARQVAHFFSRYDVWLTPTMAEPPVPLGTFDSSSTDPDKVINRGFHYVPFTPLANATGQPAMSVPLYWSSSGLPIGTHFIGRFGDEATLFRLAAQLEQAAPWSNRFPPCLVM, from the coding sequence GTGATCGATTTGGATACATCCCTGTTGGAACTGGATGCGCTGGCACAAGCCGAATTGGTCCGCAACAAGCAGATTCATCCTGAAGAGCTGCTGGAAGCATACTTGAAGCGCTTTGAACAGCTCAACCCCCGTTTGAATGCTGTTATCACCCCAATGGTTGATGAGGCCAGACAGATGATTCGGGAGGGAGTTCCTCCAGGTCCCTTTCAGGGAGTGCCATTTTTGCTTAAGGATTCGGGCGTAGCTTATCCAGGCGTGCCCTTATCTTCAGGTTCTGCTATGTTAAAGCGCTACGTTCCCACGTATGAAAGTGAACTGGTGACCCGCTACAGACAGGCTGGGTTGGTTATTGTGGGCAAAACAAACACGCCGGAGTTTGGTCTGCTGGCCACCACTGAACCGCTGGCGTTCGGTCCCACGCTTAATCCATGGGATGAGACGCGGTCAGCGGGAGGTTCTAGCGGCGGTGCAGCAGCAGCGGTAGCTGTCGGCATGGTTCCCATGGCCCACGCCAGTGATGGAGGAGGGTCCATTCGAATTCCGGCGGCAGCATGTGGCGTATTTGGTTTCAAGCCCACCCGGGGCCGCACCCCATTGGGCCCGGCTGTTGGCGATGTAATGAATGGCTTGGTCAGCCACCATGCCGTGACCCGTTCAGTCCGGGACAGCGCTGCTTTGTTGGATGCCACCGCGGGTCCGGCGCCTGGTGATCCTTATTGGGCTCCGCCTGTTACGCGTCCTTATTTGCAAGAGACGAAGAGGACTCCCGGCCGGTTGCGGGTGGCGTTTACCCTGCGCTCGCCATTCGGGCATCCGATCCACGAAGAGTGTATCAAGGCGGTGCAAAGAGCGGCAAATTTGTGCCAGGAATTGGGGCATGAGGTGGAGGAGAGCATGCCCGACATCGACTATGAGGCTTATAAGGATGCTTTTCTGACCATCTGGAAAGTGGGGTGTGCGTTCAGTGTGGAAAGTTTGGCCCAGGCCAGCGGCTGCCGCCCAGCTGAGAACATGATCGAGCCGTTAACCCGGGCACTGTGGGAAGCTGGAAAACGAATCAGCGGTGACCAGTATTTGTCAGCGGTCACTGTCTTGCAACGCCTGGCCCGGCAAGTGGCTCACTTTTTCTCCCGCTATGATGTCTGGCTGACACCGACCATGGCCGAACCCCCCGTCCCTTTGGGAACATTTGATTCATCTTCCACCGACCCGGATAAGGTGATTAACCGCGGTTTTCATTATGTTCCGTTTACGCCACTGGCCAATGCGACTGGACAGCCGGCCATGTCCGTGCCATTGTACTGGAGTTCTTCGGGACTGCCCATTGGAACGCATTTTATCGGGCGGTTCGGCGACGAGGCAACGTTGTTCCGCCTGGCGGCACAGCTGGAACAAGCAGCACCCTGGTCTAACCGATTTCCTCCTTGTTTAGTGATGTAG
- a CDS encoding potassium channel family protein — protein MKQAKRSFLVIGLGRFGESITKTLASLDHEVMVIDKDEAKVNKVADLVTQAVHADATDESVLKELGVSNLDEAIVAIGDDIQASILTTLILKDMGFERIVVKAKNDYHGRVLEKIGADVIIHPEKDMGIRVAHSILSGNIIDFIELSPDYSLIEVAASQTMNGKSLKELNLRAKFGCTVLTIKPKDEEKINISPSANDVVKAGDVLVLVGTNRALSKLEQELTD, from the coding sequence ATGAAACAAGCGAAACGTTCATTTCTGGTCATTGGCTTAGGCCGTTTTGGAGAGAGTATCACCAAAACATTGGCTTCACTTGATCATGAAGTGATGGTTATCGATAAAGATGAAGCTAAAGTAAATAAAGTGGCTGATTTGGTGACTCAGGCTGTCCACGCGGATGCCACCGATGAAAGTGTCCTGAAGGAACTTGGTGTCTCTAATTTGGACGAGGCCATTGTGGCTATCGGGGATGACATTCAAGCCAGCATCTTAACCACCTTGATCTTAAAGGATATGGGATTTGAGCGAATTGTTGTCAAAGCAAAAAATGACTACCACGGCAGAGTGTTGGAGAAAATTGGTGCTGATGTGATCATTCACCCCGAAAAAGACATGGGGATTCGGGTTGCTCACAGTATTTTGTCCGGTAATATCATAGATTTTATTGAGCTTTCTCCTGATTACAGCTTGATCGAGGTTGCTGCTTCTCAAACCATGAACGGCAAGTCTTTAAAAGAATTGAATTTGAGAGCGAAATTTGGTTGTACTGTGCTGACGATCAAACCAAAAGATGAAGAAAAGATCAATATCTCTCCAAGTGCCAATGATGTGGTCAAAGCAGGGGATGTTCTGGTTCTTGTCGGTACCAACCGGGCTCTCAGCAAGTTAGAACAGGAGCTCACGGATTAA